A genome region from Lucilia cuprina isolate Lc7/37 chromosome 3, ASM2204524v1, whole genome shotgun sequence includes the following:
- the LOC124418816 gene encoding uncharacterized protein LOC124418816 isoform X2, producing MNNTNMYKHIFFLVQSTHIFIYVLFYILHYNICVLNILFLATTGLNITNSSSMKNRRAMIRRVQEKLM from the exons atgaataacacaaatatgtacaaacatattttttttttagtgcaaagcacacatattttcatttatgttctcttttatattttgcactacaacATATGCGTTTTAAACATTCTCTTTCTGGCCACCACGGGACTAAACATAACAAATAGCAGCAGCATGAA GAATCGAAGAGCTATGATTAGGCGTGTACAG GAAAAACTTATGTGA
- the LOC124418816 gene encoding uncharacterized protein LOC124418816 isoform X1, whose product MAVRYETALAVGNKEGANILKNFVDYPMAVRYETALAKENSLIFSEKALGMVIDGQLSRFKYNVVRSKAPQTYKCIRQAKKYCYPTNINVTESSAFVPLQDLLNHTTNRLILSIGVKKLISLQNKELVLLTKWGFDGTTGHTQYKQGFLDRNNSDSHLLITIIFPLQLSYKDNIIWKNTKPSSTCYCRPLNIQLLNSQSML is encoded by the coding sequence ATGGCCGTACGTTATGAAACAGCTCTTGCAGTGGGAAATAAAGAAGGtgcaaatatattaaaaaattttgtggaTTATCCAATGGCCGTACGTTATGAAACAGCTCttgcaaaagaaaattcattaatattttcagAAAAAGCATTGGGAATGGTCATTGATGGTCAGCTATCACGATTTAAGTACAATGTTGTAAGATCGAAAGCTccacaaacatataaatgtatacgacaagcaaaaaaatattgttatcctACAAATATTAATGTTACTGAAAGTTCTGCATTTGTACCGTTGCAAGATTTATTAAATCACACAACAAATAGACTTATTTTGTCAATTGGTGTAAAGAAGTTAATAAGCTTACAAAATAAAGAACTAGTATTGTTAACAAAATGGGGATTTGATGGCACCACTGGCCATACGCAATACAAACAAGGGTTTTTAGATAGAAATAATAGCGATTCTCATCTACTCATTACAATAATATTCCCCTTACAGCTTTCCTATAAAGATAACATAATATGGAAAAATACGAAACCATCATCTACTTGCTACTGCAGGCCCCTTAATATTCAATTgctcaatt